The stretch of DNA AATTACTTCACCATCAAAAATCTCATGTTGTTCTGGTTTAAAGAAAATTGCTTCGAAAACAACATTATGGTATGCAGCTCCATCACCCATGATGAGTTTTCCTTCACCAATTTCAACAATATCATTAACACAAATGAGTAAACCAAGTTTTTTGTCTAAACGACCCTCGTAAGTTTCGTTTAAAGTTTGAATAGCGACTTCTTTGAGAGGATTTTCAAATCTGTAAGGTGGTATTCTTACAGTATCCTCAATTTTTGTTTTATAATACAAAATAATCCCTCATTTATTTAATAAGTTTAATTAATATTATATTTTACCTTCAACAGCAATATATTTTTTTTGTCTTAAGTATGCAACAGTAATTCCTTTATCTTTTGCACGATTTTTTAATTCAACATCATTCGTAGCTAAAACTTCTGAAACTCTAAGTAACGCATCATCCACAGTTTCATTTTCAAGTAATGAAATATCCTTTATTTCAACTTTTGAAGAATTAGCTAACTTTAAGGCCAAATTTGCATTTAACCTTATTTTTCCTTTATTGTTTTTTTTCAAACCCTTCAATTCATTGATAACAAAGCTTGGAGTTGTTAATTTATAAGAAGGTAATAATTTTTCAAGTTCAGTGATTATATCCACATTGAACTGAAAAGGAACCATAAAAAAATTGGTATCAATTACAACTTCTTTAGAGTCCATTATTTTTCCCTCTATTTAATAATACCGTAACCAATCAATCTCCAACGAGCTCCGACTCTACGACTTAAAGCTACTCTATCGCCTGGGCTTGCGCAAACAGGCAATTTAAGAACAACATCAACATCATT from Methanobrevibacter sp. YE315 encodes:
- a CDS encoding PIN domain-containing protein, whose protein sequence is MDSKEVVIDTNFFMVPFQFNVDIITELEKLLPSYKLTTPSFVINELKGLKKNNKGKIRLNANLALKLANSSKVEIKDISLLENETVDDALLRVSEVLATNDVELKNRAKDKGITVAYLRQKKYIAVEGKI